In Gymnogyps californianus isolate 813 chromosome 6, ASM1813914v2, whole genome shotgun sequence, a single window of DNA contains:
- the VDAC2 gene encoding voltage-dependent anion-selective channel protein 2: METATERKMKEKNLQSTKDKSRRRNKYRLFCVAPMAIPPSYVDLGKSARDIFNKGYGFGLVKLDVKTKSASGVEFTTSGSSNTDTGKVNGSLETKYKWAEYGLTFTEKWNTDNTLGTEIAIEDQIAKGLKLTFDTTFSPNTGKKSGKIKSAYKRECLNLGCDVDFDFAGPAIHGSAVFGYEGWLAGYQMTFDSAKSKLTRNNFSVGYKTGDFQLHTNVNDGSEFGGSIYQKVSDNLETAVNLAWTAGSNSTRFGIAAKYKLDSTASISAKVNNSSLVGVGYTQTLRPGVKLTLSALIDGKSINAGGHKLGLGLELEA; the protein is encoded by the exons ATGGAaactgcaacagaaagaaaaatgaaggaaaagaatttaCAATCAACCAAAGATAAATCCAGAAGAAGGAATAAGTACAGGCTCTTCTGCGTGG CTCCAATGGCGATTCCTCCATCATATGTAGACCTTGGCAAATCTGCCAGAGATATCTTCAATAAAGGATATG GTTTTGGATTGGTGAAACTGgatgtgaaaacaaaatctgcGAGCGGAGTG GAATTCACAACATCTGGTTCGTCAAACACAGACACTGGAAAAGTGAATGGGAGCTTGGAGACCAAATACAAGTGGGCTGAGTATGGGCtgactttcacagaaaaatggaaCACAGATAACACTCTGGGAACAGAAATTGCAATTGAAGATCAG ATTGCCAAAGGCTTGAAGTTGACATTTGATACAACTTTCTCACCAAATACAGG aaagaaaagtggtAAAATTAAGTCAGCTTATAAACGTGAATGCCTAAACCTAGGTTGTGATGTTGACTTTGATTTTGCTGGGCCTGCAATCCATGGTTCAGCTGTCTTTGGTTATGAAGGCTGGCTTGCTGGTTATCAGATGACTTTTGATAGTGCCAAATCAAAATTGACAAGAAATAACTTCTCTGTGGGTTACAAGACTGGAGACTTCCAACTGCACACTAATGT CAATGATGGTTCAGAATTTGGTGGGTCAATTTACCAGAAAGTGAGTGACAATCTTGAAACTGCTGTAAACCTGGCTTGGACAGCAGGTAGCAACAGCACTCGCTTTGGCATTGCAGCTAAATACAAGTTGGATTCCACTGCTTCTATCTCT gcaaaagTGAACAATTCTAGTCTAGTTGGAGTGGGTTACACCCAGACCCTGAGGCCAG GTGTGAAGCTTACACTGTCTGCCCTGATAGATGGAAAGAGCATCAATGCTGGTGGCCATAAACTTGGTCTTGGTCTGGAATTGGAGGCTTAA
- the COMTD1 gene encoding catechol O-methyltransferase domain-containing protein 1 has protein sequence MPLFSVPKEVVVGTAMLGIAFATGVFAGKRYPSLVFGTPKSSKSIIGKSGPLWQYILDHSLREHPILKKLRLLTADHPWSKMMVSCDQAQLMANLVKLIKAKKVIEIGVFTGYNTLNMALVLPDNGRVIACDINEDYVKIGKPLWKEAGVEHKIDLRIKPAIQTLDELLASGEAETFDFAFIDADKESYNEYYEKCLRLIKKGGIIAIDNVLWSGRVLKPRKDDLATQSIHHLNEKLLRDARVNISMLPMGDGVTLAFKL, from the exons ATGCCCCTTTTCAGCGTGCCCAAGGAAGTGGTCGTCGGGACGGCGATGCTGGGGATCGCCTTTGCCACGGGGGTGTTCGCAG gtaAAAGATACCCTTCTTTAGTTTTTGGGACACCCAAATCATCCAAGAGTATTATTGGGAAAAGTGGTCCTCTCTGGCAATACATACTGGATCACTCTTTGCGGGAACATCCAATTCTAAAGAAGCTGCGACTG CTCACCGCTGATCATCCCTGGAGTAAAATGATGGTGTCCTGTGACCAGGCTCAGCTTATGGCAAATTTGGTCAAACTCATTAAAGCCAAGAAAGTTATTGAAATAG GTGTTTTCACAGGTTATAATACCTTGAATATGGCACTTGTCCTGCCAGATAATGGCAGAGTTATTGCCTGTGATATAAATGAGGACTATGTCAAAATTGGAAAGCCACTGTGGAAGGAG GCAGGGGTAGAGCATAAAATTGACCTGCGGATTAAGCCAGCAATTCAAACACTTG ATGAACTGTTGGCCAGTGGAGAAGCGGAAACCTTTGACTTTGCTTTCATTGATGCGGATAAAGAAAGCTACAATGAGTactatgaaaaatgtttgcGCCTCATAAAGAAAGGGGGAATAATAGCTATTGATAAT GTCCTTTGGAGTGGAAGGGTGCTAAAACCAAGAAAGGATGACTTGGCAACCCAGAGCATCCACCACCTCAATGAGAAGCTTCTCAGAGATGCACGAGTCAATATCAGCATGCTCCCAATGGGGGATGGAGTCACATTAGCGTTCAAGTTGTAA